One stretch of Streptomyces zhihengii DNA includes these proteins:
- a CDS encoding SCO4225 family membrane protein → MNARLTALVRLTFGNLASRIYLGLVAAAAVFVAVDTAFVHHDDASMAGIWLFLLAAPAIFGLMALGTLFGEGVAESAAFLYPALVAAVLIQACALGMFVRLLGDTGRPAHTARPHGA, encoded by the coding sequence ATGAACGCCCGACTGACCGCGCTCGTACGACTGACCTTCGGCAACCTCGCCTCCCGGATCTATCTGGGGCTGGTCGCCGCGGCGGCCGTCTTCGTCGCCGTCGACACCGCGTTCGTCCACCACGACGACGCGTCGATGGCCGGGATCTGGCTGTTCCTGCTGGCCGCGCCGGCGATCTTCGGGCTGATGGCCCTCGGGACGCTGTTCGGCGAGGGGGTCGCGGAATCGGCGGCGTTCCTCTATCCGGCGCTGGTGGCGGCGGTGCTGATCCAGGCGTGCGCGCTGGGCATGTTCGTCCGGCTGCTCGGCGACACGGGCCGCCCCGCGCACACCGCACGACCGCACGGCGCCTGA
- a CDS encoding MFS transporter, producing the protein MPLLNKLRTAVPGGPGGNTASTSLSRVRIALTVFFALDGFLFAGWVVRIPAIKEQTGASASDLGLALLGVSAGAVVTMTLTGRLCRRYGSPAVTVCSAVLLSLSMALPPLTHSALALGLVLLVFGAAYGGINVAMNSAAVDLVAALRRPVMPGFHAAFSLGGMVGAGLGGLVAGGLSPTVHLLALTVAGLAVTALAAPALLAHRTTAPEASPGGTSAPARLTGRTRRLVVLFGVIALCTAYGEGAMADWSALHLEQDLHAHPGVAAAGYSLFALAMTAGRLSGTLLLERLGQTRTLVLGGATAAAGMLLGALAPTVWAALAGFAVAGLGLANIFPVAVGRAGALAGPAGVAAASTLGYGGMLLGPPAIGFLADWFSLPAALTTVALLAGGAAVIAYAARHASAPGAEVTRHEPLPGNAEPARAAVGHG; encoded by the coding sequence GTGCCGCTTCTAAACAAACTACGGACGGCCGTTCCGGGGGGCCCCGGCGGAAACACCGCCTCCACCTCCCTGTCCCGCGTCCGCATCGCCCTCACCGTCTTCTTCGCCCTCGACGGCTTCCTCTTCGCCGGCTGGGTCGTCCGGATCCCCGCCATCAAGGAGCAGACCGGCGCCTCCGCGAGCGACCTCGGTCTCGCGCTGCTCGGCGTCTCCGCCGGCGCCGTCGTCACCATGACCCTCACCGGCCGGCTGTGCCGCCGCTACGGCAGCCCCGCCGTGACGGTGTGCAGCGCCGTGCTGCTCTCGCTGAGCATGGCGCTGCCCCCGCTGACCCACTCGGCGCTCGCGCTCGGCCTGGTGCTCCTGGTCTTCGGCGCCGCCTACGGCGGCATCAACGTGGCGATGAACAGCGCGGCCGTCGACCTGGTGGCGGCGCTGCGACGGCCCGTGATGCCCGGGTTCCACGCGGCGTTCAGCCTCGGCGGCATGGTCGGCGCGGGGCTCGGCGGGCTGGTGGCGGGCGGCCTGTCCCCCACCGTCCACCTGCTGGCGCTCACCGTCGCCGGCCTCGCCGTCACCGCGCTCGCGGCCCCGGCCCTGCTGGCCCACCGCACGACCGCCCCCGAGGCGTCGCCCGGCGGCACCTCCGCACCGGCCCGGCTCACCGGGCGCACCCGCAGGCTCGTGGTGCTCTTCGGTGTGATCGCGCTGTGCACCGCGTACGGGGAGGGGGCGATGGCCGACTGGAGCGCGCTCCACCTGGAGCAGGACCTCCACGCGCACCCCGGTGTCGCCGCCGCCGGCTACTCGCTCTTCGCCCTGGCGATGACCGCCGGCCGGCTCAGCGGCACGCTGCTGCTGGAGCGGCTGGGCCAGACCCGCACCCTCGTCCTGGGCGGCGCCACCGCCGCCGCGGGCATGCTGCTCGGCGCGCTGGCCCCCACGGTGTGGGCGGCCCTCGCCGGGTTCGCCGTCGCCGGGCTCGGACTCGCCAACATCTTCCCCGTGGCCGTCGGCAGGGCGGGCGCCCTGGCCGGTCCCGCCGGTGTCGCGGCGGCGTCCACGCTCGGCTACGGCGGCATGCTGCTCGGCCCGCCCGCGATCGGCTTCCTCGCCGACTGGTTCTCCCTGCCGGCCGCGCTCACCACGGTCGCGCTGCTGGCCGGCGGCGCCGCGGTGATCGCGTACGCGGCACGGCACGCCTCCGCCCCGGGCGCCGAGGTGACCCGTCACGAGCCGCTCCCCGGCAACGCGGAGCCCGCCCGGGCGGCCGTCGGGCACGGCTGA
- a CDS encoding ROK family protein, with protein sequence MNGKVTSTRTRLERGRSALGPALELVHTGRAPTRAVLTAELGVTRATAGAVAAELEALGLIRVDSRPGAAAGSQGRPSHRLAVDENGPVVLAAQVHADGFRASLVGLGGRTVATAPGATTVQADPAQVLGEVVTAGAELLRASGRRCVGAGLAVPSAVAEPEGTALNPLHLAWPAGAPVRDIFAEQVAAAGITGPAFTGNDVNLAALAEHRHGAGRGAQHLLCVATGHRGVGGALVLDGRLHSGSSGLALEVGHLTVSPEGRPCHCGSRGCLDVEADPLAFLTAAGRDPGPEVSLLQQARDMLRAEYGDPGVRTAAEALIDRLGLGLAGLVNILNPDRIILGGLHRELLEADPERLRAVVADRSLWGRSGGVPILPCTLDHNSLVGAAELAWQPVLDDPLAALA encoded by the coding sequence ATGAACGGCAAGGTGACGTCCACCCGGACGAGACTGGAGAGAGGCCGCAGCGCGCTCGGCCCCGCCCTGGAACTGGTTCACACGGGACGCGCCCCCACGCGTGCCGTGCTCACGGCCGAACTGGGCGTCACCCGCGCCACCGCCGGCGCCGTCGCCGCCGAACTGGAGGCGCTCGGCCTCATCCGCGTCGACTCCCGCCCGGGGGCCGCCGCCGGCTCCCAGGGCAGGCCCTCCCACCGGCTCGCCGTCGACGAGAACGGGCCCGTCGTCCTCGCCGCCCAGGTGCACGCCGACGGATTCCGGGCGTCCCTCGTCGGCCTCGGCGGCCGCACCGTGGCCACCGCCCCCGGCGCGACCACCGTCCAGGCCGACCCGGCGCAGGTCCTCGGCGAGGTCGTCACCGCCGGGGCCGAGCTGCTGCGCGCGAGCGGACGGCGCTGTGTCGGCGCCGGGCTGGCCGTCCCGTCGGCCGTGGCCGAACCGGAGGGCACGGCCCTCAATCCCCTGCACCTCGCCTGGCCGGCCGGGGCGCCCGTGCGCGACATCTTCGCCGAGCAGGTCGCCGCCGCCGGCATCACCGGCCCCGCCTTCACCGGCAACGACGTCAACCTCGCCGCCCTCGCCGAGCACCGCCACGGCGCCGGGCGCGGCGCCCAGCACCTGCTCTGCGTCGCCACCGGGCACCGCGGCGTCGGCGGCGCGCTCGTGCTCGACGGACGGCTGCACAGCGGCAGTTCGGGCCTGGCGCTGGAGGTCGGCCACCTCACCGTCAGCCCCGAGGGCCGGCCCTGCCACTGCGGCAGCCGCGGCTGCCTCGACGTCGAGGCCGACCCGCTCGCCTTCCTCACGGCCGCCGGACGCGACCCGGGCCCCGAGGTGTCCCTCCTCCAGCAGGCCCGGGACATGCTGCGCGCCGAGTACGGCGACCCGGGCGTGCGCACCGCCGCCGAGGCGCTGATCGACCGCCTCGGCCTCGGCCTCGCCGGACTGGTGAACATCCTCAACCCGGACCGCATCATCCTCGGCGGCCTCCACCGCGAGCTGCTGGAGGCCGACCCGGAGCGGCTGCGGGCGGTCGTCGCCGACCGCAGCCTGTGGGGGCGCAGCGGGGGAGTGCCGATCCTGCCCTGCACGCTCGACCACAACAGCCTGGTGGGCGCGGCCGAGCTGGCCTGGCAGCCGGTCCTCGACGACCCGCTGGCCGCCCTCGCCTGA
- a CDS encoding YhjD/YihY/BrkB family envelope integrity protein translates to MTETPSGPRRMQRFEELHRRVAESPAGLAWNRGREMELMHRAMGFAALGFLTLVPLLVVVAAADPVSAQGFARWLVQALGVSKESQQEVEELFGMPGQALQRTTAFGLAALAVFGLTFGSAVQTGYEKVWDLPTARWHTMWRHVVWLALLILFLMTFVNTPEPGSVLVSAVAAAADLLGTFLFFWASQRLLLGGRVRWRALLPGAVLTALAMLGLRVFSQLVFSPLIASNAVTYGPFGTVLVVQSWLVGVGVVVYGGAIAGRIVHETRTRRRLERALSEHTL, encoded by the coding sequence ATGACCGAGACACCGTCCGGCCCGCGGCGCATGCAACGGTTCGAGGAGCTGCACCGCAGGGTGGCCGAGTCACCGGCCGGACTCGCGTGGAACCGGGGCCGGGAGATGGAGCTGATGCACCGGGCGATGGGCTTCGCCGCGCTCGGCTTCCTCACCCTCGTCCCGCTGCTCGTCGTCGTCGCGGCCGCCGACCCGGTCAGCGCCCAGGGGTTCGCGCGCTGGCTCGTGCAGGCCCTCGGTGTCTCGAAGGAGTCCCAGCAGGAGGTCGAGGAACTGTTCGGCATGCCCGGACAGGCGCTCCAGCGCACCACCGCGTTCGGTCTGGCCGCACTGGCCGTGTTCGGCCTGACCTTCGGGTCCGCCGTGCAGACGGGCTACGAGAAGGTGTGGGACCTCCCCACGGCGCGCTGGCACACCATGTGGCGGCACGTGGTGTGGCTGGCGCTGCTGATCCTCTTCCTCATGACCTTCGTCAACACCCCCGAGCCGGGATCGGTGCTGGTGTCGGCGGTGGCCGCGGCCGCCGACCTGCTCGGCACCTTCCTGTTCTTCTGGGCGTCGCAGCGCCTGCTCCTCGGCGGGCGGGTGCGCTGGCGCGCGCTGCTGCCCGGCGCCGTGCTGACCGCGCTCGCCATGCTCGGCCTGCGGGTCTTCTCCCAGCTCGTGTTCTCCCCGCTGATCGCCTCGAACGCGGTGACCTACGGCCCCTTCGGCACGGTGCTCGTCGTCCAGTCGTGGCTCGTCGGTGTCGGCGTGGTGGTCTACGGCGGCGCGATCGCCGGGCGGATCGTCCACGAGACACGGACCCGCCGGCGCCTGGAGCGCGCCCTCTCCGAGCACACCCTCTGA
- a CDS encoding DUF4865 family protein, protein MHAMQYRITLPADYDMGIVRRRVATRGHLLDDFPGLGLKAYLTRERGDDSPVNQYAPLYLWNAAEGMNAFLWGPGFQGIVDDFGRPAVEHWSGLFFADGPSAAAPARTAVRRTTRVPAEVSPGEAVAGAVAETERLAGLDGVVCAALAVDPRRWELMELTLWEHGAPAAAGERYRVLHVSAPGRAALRRGRHW, encoded by the coding sequence GTGCACGCCATGCAGTACCGGATCACCCTGCCCGCCGACTACGACATGGGGATCGTCCGGCGGCGGGTGGCAACCCGCGGGCACCTCCTCGACGACTTCCCCGGCCTCGGCCTCAAGGCGTACCTGACACGCGAACGGGGCGACGACTCCCCGGTGAACCAGTACGCGCCGCTCTACCTGTGGAACGCCGCCGAGGGCATGAACGCCTTCCTGTGGGGCCCCGGCTTCCAGGGCATCGTGGACGACTTCGGCCGCCCGGCGGTGGAGCACTGGTCGGGGCTGTTCTTCGCCGACGGGCCGTCGGCGGCGGCGCCCGCGCGCACCGCCGTGCGCCGCACCACGCGGGTCCCCGCCGAGGTCTCCCCCGGGGAGGCCGTGGCCGGGGCGGTGGCGGAGACCGAACGGCTCGCGGGGCTCGACGGGGTCGTCTGCGCGGCCCTCGCCGTCGATCCGCGCCGCTGGGAGCTGATGGAGCTGACGCTCTGGGAGCACGGCGCCCCGGCCGCCGCGGGCGAGCGCTACCGCGTGCTCCATGTCTCGGCGCCCGGACGGGCCGCCCTGCGGCGCGGCCGGCACTGGTGA
- a CDS encoding TetR/AcrR family transcriptional regulator, whose protein sequence is MSTPERLISATRDLLWQRGYVGTSPKAIQRLAGAGQGSMYHHFSGKPALALAAIRRTADEMRGTAESALDGPGTPYERIAAYLLRERDVLRGCPVGRLTMDPEVTADETLRAPVDETLDWLRGRLTGIVAEGTAGGGLRPGLDASATAAAVVATVQGGYVLARATGSPAAFDAAVHGLLALLAPDDHRTPEV, encoded by the coding sequence ATGAGCACTCCGGAACGGCTGATCTCCGCCACGCGCGACCTGCTGTGGCAACGGGGCTACGTGGGCACCAGCCCCAAGGCGATCCAGCGGCTGGCCGGCGCGGGCCAGGGCAGCATGTACCACCACTTCAGCGGCAAGCCCGCACTCGCCCTCGCCGCGATCCGCCGCACCGCGGACGAGATGCGCGGCACGGCGGAGAGCGCGCTCGACGGGCCGGGCACGCCCTACGAGCGGATCGCGGCGTATCTGCTGCGCGAGCGGGACGTGCTGAGGGGCTGTCCGGTCGGACGGCTCACCATGGACCCCGAGGTGACGGCGGACGAGACGCTGCGCGCACCGGTGGACGAGACCCTGGACTGGCTGCGCGGCAGGCTCACCGGGATCGTCGCCGAGGGCACCGCCGGAGGCGGGCTGCGTCCGGGCCTCGACGCGTCCGCCACCGCGGCGGCCGTGGTGGCGACCGTCCAGGGCGGCTACGTCCTGGCCCGCGCCACCGGGTCGCCCGCGGCGTTCGACGCCGCCGTGCACGGACTGCTCGCCCTGCTCGCACCCGACGACCACCGCACCCCGGAGGTATGA
- a CDS encoding SHOCT domain-containing protein: MNTLAFDGPGPWVLFFPLVWAAVVVGAVTLLRRTGVLRGGRPPWRGGRPAVPESSPIALLGRRFAAGEIDEEEYWRRLSVLGEQFDRSRGAG, encoded by the coding sequence ATGAACACGCTTGCTTTCGACGGGCCCGGCCCGTGGGTCCTGTTCTTCCCCCTGGTCTGGGCCGCCGTGGTGGTCGGCGCCGTCACCCTGCTGCGCCGCACCGGTGTGCTGCGGGGCGGGCGGCCGCCGTGGCGGGGAGGGCGTCCCGCCGTCCCGGAGAGCTCGCCGATCGCCCTGCTCGGCCGCCGGTTCGCCGCGGGCGAGATCGACGAGGAGGAGTACTGGCGCAGGCTCTCCGTCCTCGGCGAACAGTTCGACCGCTCCCGGGGCGCCGGGTGA
- a CDS encoding ATP-binding protein, which translates to MISQPSRHCTVELQALPSRIGQVRRIISAQLRYWHLDPLIDHAALGVTELLTNVHRHASPDKRCTVDVELLLDRLTVSVQDHDPRLPTVFDADASSTHGRGLALIAAVSESWGVRPRGEAGKVVWFTLPADPPVVSLSAYPAVYGATTTGPLTKLPEVVVERASTARSAVAG; encoded by the coding sequence GTGATCAGCCAGCCCAGCAGGCACTGCACGGTGGAGCTCCAGGCCCTGCCGTCGCGGATCGGTCAGGTCCGCAGAATCATTTCTGCGCAACTGCGCTACTGGCATCTCGATCCTCTGATCGACCATGCCGCCCTCGGTGTCACCGAGTTGCTGACCAATGTCCACCGGCACGCGTCGCCGGACAAGAGATGCACCGTGGACGTCGAGCTGCTGCTCGACCGCCTCACGGTCTCCGTCCAGGACCACGACCCGCGCCTGCCGACCGTCTTCGACGCGGACGCGTCCTCGACCCATGGGCGCGGTCTCGCCCTGATCGCCGCCGTCAGCGAGAGCTGGGGCGTGCGGCCGCGGGGCGAGGCGGGGAAGGTCGTCTGGTTCACCCTGCCGGCCGATCCGCCGGTGGTGTCCCTGTCCGCCTACCCCGCCGTGTACGGGGCGACCACGACCGGGCCGCTGACGAAGCTGCCCGAGGTGGTCGTCGAGAGAGCATCGACCGCCAGGTCGGCCGTCGCGGGCTGA